The genome window GTTTCTCCTCTAAAACACCCTCTGCGCCGATATCTTCAGACTTTTTGGTAttcttatataatatataaatgtatcagTGATCTCGCTGCGAAGCATggaaaatataaaattgcagtttgaCACACGGGCTCTCTACGTATGCGTGATTAAAAACTCAGTTCATGTAACACAGGTGTGTGAAGTCTGGCTGGTGGGGATGCGTGTTTGGGCGCCGTGCCCTTTAGCCGCGTGTCGGCCTCCGCAAACGCCCTGAATGTGAAACAGAGCTGCGCGCACTTAGGGAGAAACAGACAGACCGCGGGCCAACTGCACTGAGACACGCCCGGAATCAGTAACTAACAAACTGCACCAAAACACCAGAGGATGAGGAGTTGAAAATAGGCAAGAAAAGAACAAAGAACGTCTGGCTGGGTTTTACATCCCCACCTCGGCTTGCATCGTCGAGGAGTTTCTCAATAAAAGAACAACACTACTGATTTCTTACGGAGCGTTATAGAAGCCAAGCTGTTTTCTAAACAGAAGATCTCTTTCAGTGACAAGCTACCTTTGTCAACAAGTAGTGCataggctgcgtccgaaatcgcatactgtgacagtacgtactgaatttgaatgagTACCTACCTATCAGCCGTTAAAATAGttcgttctatatagtatgagtgggggtagtatgaatacatttcggacatactgcgtccgccatgttttatggtcatgtgaccgtatgctctttgacctatgacgtattaacaacaacctatacgtgtgcgttgataaaaacataatttagtcacgagaaattcatttattggcacttacattgaAAACGGACGTCTGCCTTTAAAATTTTCCgctatattgatttatttttttaatttgaccgttgctcagctcccgtggcattatgggatagataagtgtagaccatccgggtatttctcgcctactgttttttgcatactgaggtttcggacatactattcatgactcattttcgcctactatatagtatggaggTAGGCGATTTCGGTAGCAGCCAATAGTGTGATAAAATGCCTTGCGTTATGACCGTTTAAAGGTCCAGcgtttgaaatttagcggcatctagtggtgcgGTTGCGAATAGCAGCCAACggcttactccacccctcccttctgaagcactacggtggctgacacgggacaaagatgtcgtcacgttttcacttatttcgcaaaggagataatgtatttatgaaacgcgctctttagagcagtttgtccgtttagggctactgtttACTTAAAGAATAATGGTGTTGGGTGGTTTGTGTAAATGACAGTTCAAAGACAATTCACACATTTGCCGATTTATTATATTTAGTTAAACGCTGTGGCTTGTTTTATCAACTATGAAAATGCAAaagtttttctatttttattagttgttgtttttttgtcgaaatgtatgtaaaaacaaatatatataaaataaaaagttgttttttatattataaataaaaaagctatttaccctttaaagggatagtttgccccaaaataaaacatctgtCCTTATTTATTCGcccttatgtcatttaaaacctgtatatgactctttctttggTGAAACACAAACGAAAATAcatgtattttgaaaaatgtctcagtgcctttgtgtcaatacaatagaagtgaatggaagccagtgctgttcagttaccaacattcttcaaaatatcttcttttgtgttcttcagaagaaagaaagtcatacaggtttgaaatgacatgaggctaagtaaacaatgacacaatttgtatttttgggtgaactgtccctttatctCGATTTTCACTACATCTTGTAGTAATACagctattttacattataagtGGCTAGGCTTAGGAAACTACAGTTTTAAAGCTGTCAGCTTAACCTCTAAGCTCGCCATTGTGACATTTCTATCAGCAGCACCACAGAATTCACGGCACCTTACACATCGAACCTGTCCTTCTCAGAAATTGTGGGAGACAAATATGCTTGTGTAGCCCCATTTATGTACATATTCATAGACTcattatgtactgtaaataGCACTGAAGGTCATGCATAAACAAATAGTCTGTAACTCCGTGATAAATGTTCACAATCAACATACAATGAATGTCATTGGTTTGAAAAGAGTGATGGATTCTATAGTGTAATGCATTTCAtattaacatataaatatacatcagAAAGTCACATGGGCAAAAATCTGTCTgttatagaaataataatttaaaaactgACACGATGTGTTTTGAGAATTTACAAAGCAAAACCAGTAACCATTCCCAAATTCATTTACATGCTGACAGATAAGTGCTGTCATTTCTCAAAGGATTTATAGCAGATCTTTGATAACAACAACAGTGACTGGAAATCCCCAAAATCTTTGATGACAATAATTAAAATGtctaatcaaataaataaggaGCCCTTTCAAGATGTACAAACAGAAGTGTAACAACTATAGAACCGATTCACATGTACCAGAGTCCCTGCACGCTCTGAAAACACCCCACACGCATACAGATCACCAGATCACTGTTTACGATGAATATTTCCCTCTAGAGGAGCCACCTGATATTGGCCTCAACCTGCACTCGTTTTTCCTTTGACTTTCACTATTTTAACTAACTTTCTACACTTTAGTATAGTTTCACTGctgttataaaaaaaacatctaatagtTGGAGAAAACTATACAAAATTATTCAAACCAGTGAATCTTTCATGTTAAAAAAAGTTAAGATCTATACAAAGACCAAAATTATTTTGGTGCCAAATAAGattcaaattaaattattttcagttttccaaaatttagtatttattggtgtgtttaagtaaaattatcatttttgtttcattctgtgaagtagcgacaacatttctcccaaatttcaaatgacAGTATTGTTTTTAGTTAAAGAAAATCGAAACAAGACAAGCCACTCTAAAAAGTTTTAATGTGATTTACTCAATTTTTTGGTGAATCAATTTAAACTCAAAAATATTGAGTAAATTTTAAAGCCGTGAAATCAATTAATTATACtgattaaattgattaaatgtaaaaaaaattaagtaaatctgaactcaattatattttatatataatataaaattgagtaGATCTactaaattttattttacatatgaaATAATTGAATTACTCAGATTTACTTAAATTTTTCACTaacatttaatcaatttaaattgaattaaccggttttaatcttttttatgtaaattgtttcaccAAAAATTTTGAGTagatataaattaaatttatattataaatgaaatgatattgttttgttaaatttCAATTAGTATTtagtaaatgtaatttaatgtaatattgGACTATCAATTATCAAAATGTTGCCTACACTTGTTTATACTGCAGGCCATATGCTCTATTGTGATAAAGGTCACTAATAGACACAATGCAACCTATGACTATTCACTCAAGAATGGGTGcatttttgcttttataaaatggttaaAACATAAGGTACTAACTGTGAATTATCATGAATAAAACATCCTTTgtagtgttttaataaaatgctgCTATTGAGCATATTAGCATCGAGTACAAGATTATATTGCAACAAATTATAAAGAAAACTATGTTGCTAGAAATTAAAcaattataatgtataaaacatAAAGCACAAACACAAGACTGTTGGAAAATTGTTACACAATAATTCTATTAATTATAATTTTGGTACGTTAAAAGTCATTCTGaaacattggtaacactttacaataaggttgcatTTGGGAATGCATGAATACAtcagctaacatgaactaacagtgATCAATGCTCCTACAGTATTGTTACTCATAGTTCATGTCGGCATTCacgaatacattttttaaatcaaaagttttaactttttaacaTAAATGAATGCATGCATGAATAACACGAAGAATAGTTTTGGCTTTTAacgattaataaatgctgaaaaactgtattgtttattgttagttgaggttagctaatgcatttattaaGAAAATTAATAAAGTGTCAAGACAGGAATTTTTATACTTCATAGTGTATGTTTTGCCCCACAGCACTTGGTTTTTATAAACTGAGACTGGTCTTATCAACAGATGACGCTCTACAACTTGTTTGAAGCGTAAAGATTTTCCAAGTCTAcagacaagaaaaaaacaactcaTTGACAACAGTTTAATATGGGAAAGGACTCTCTCACAATTTCTTTCTCAAAATCCAGCATAACGCTTTGAACAGAGAAACTATTCAGCATGTAGAAGATGATATCACACTCCAAGAACTCAATGTGATATGTGATCATGAAACGTAAACATACACAGGAGTAGAAACACTCCAACCAAACACTCTCATAGAGTGAGTGTACGTGTGtgaagccacacacacacacctgactcTACATCTCAAATCACGAGATTATCTATGCATTAAAGACCGCGTGCTGTAAATAAAAAGGTAATAACAACATGTACAACTTGGATTCATGCATAAATGAACAGATCAGATTGTTCTGCATCAATTTTCCCTGGGTGAAAATCTATGAGATAGGAAATGAAGATGTCAAGCTATCTAATCTAACCTTTGAAAATGGTTCCGTGGAGAATCCGTCGCTTCCAATCAAATCTGGAAGGCGTGATTTTATGGAGTAGACCAGCGTAGAAAATTCCGAACGGAATCGTGACAGACATGAGCCAATCACATTACATTGAACCTCAACCTGAGCAGGACTTAAATAGATCAGCTTGCTAATAACAATGGAACAAACTGGTTTTATGTGCTGATGTAAGATGATAAAacataatcaaaataaatagttCAACCAGCAAAGAcaattctgttgtcatttactcactttttaGGTTTTCACATACAATGAAAGCAAATGGTGACTACAGCTCGTCTGCTCTCCAtccacttttattgtatggaaaagatattttttttacatcgtGCAGGATATAAATGAAATGTCTAATGAGTAAACGACAACAGAACTTTAAGAAACTGTTTATTTGTGAAACAtgtcacttttgaaaattgtgcgcatgtctctttaaaacaGTCTGACAAATAAACACCTGATTGTCGAAACTCTCACTTTCATGTTTTAGCGCTCATATCCCACAACCAGAGAatataacaacaaaaatatacatgtatGGCAATGACCCGTAAAAAACCAATGGGACAGCCCGCGTTTAAGAGCTCATGTTGAATAACACACACCACAAGTCACTCAAATCAACATCTCGAGTATTAGAGTACTGCAAAGTATTGTTGATAGAAACCGCCGCTCTACGCTGACCTGAGACCTGAGTAAAGCAGTTTTAATAGACTGTGAAAATAAAGTTCTGGTCCTAGGTCAGTGTAAAATGTTCTCCTCTTCTTCACTTCTCTTGGCCTTTTTCTTCAGGGCCGCGTCTTTCGCGTCTGGCCCTGCAGTCGGCACACTCCCCACCTTCATTTCTCCCGTGCTCGTGCTCGTCCTCATCCTCATCGTGGATAATCTCCACCTCCAGTCGGCCGATATAGAGCGATACCGCACACAGCCAGAAGAGGGCCACGCTGGACACCACACCTGTGTGGAGCAGCACGGCAGGTAAAGAAAGAAGCATTATCCTCCGTAAAGACAGAAGACTGCCCACGTATGACGCACCACCGAATGACACGCACACTCCGCCCAGGATGAAGAATGCTGCAGGAGCACAGAAAGAGAATGTTCAGAAGTGCTAAGACTGGAACAGGAATGTGTCTTGACTTGACATATTTTCTGTGTTTGGCCCAAGTGGGTGTGAATAAACGTGTGTAGAACTTCATTACCTGATGTGACACACAGCAGACCGCACAATTTAGTAAATTGTGTCACGTCACGTTAcgtcgcatccggtgtagacagggTCCAAGTGTCGATTATTctatttttttagcattttttattattatttatatagaaGCCATGCAGAATTATGCAggaacaattaaattaaattaaattaaatagatGCTCCAATAAAAAGGGTTCATTTGCCTAGAGCCCACCTTCCAACATTTGATGTTGTGTCATTTTTGTTAATGTAACAGTCCTTcgtatttaaaaacacatgaaagaTATTTCAAAAGGTATGCTAGAAAATCAGGAAGGGAGAAAAAGTAACATGATGAAGTACCATATCCAGCCTCTCTGCCCACATCACTCTGTACAAAAGCTATAACTCCAATCCCTGTCGCCAACAAACCGTTGCGAAACCATGATAAAAATCCTGCAATAAAagcaaacaatacaaaacattacAGGAATTCTAACGgaatgtttaaaatgtgaattgtattagttttaatggaaactataatgctTTAAACTAGTCTGACAGAAAGGACAACACACTTGTATTAGTTTCGACTGCATACTCTCCACAGGTAAGACTTTGTTGTGTGTGAATGGTACAGCTTACAACGTGTGTCACATCTAATCATCTCTAATCCTCTGAACCAATAATACTCACCGGTTTCATGAGACTTCCTCagcatctaaaaataaaaacatacatattCAGATACATATTCATAGATGAAGAGAACGCATCACAAATGATCAGTGTCTCAAAACCATTTGAGCAGACTACTTAGTGAACTGTCTACCTAGACAGCATTTATACACCATCACATTTCTATATAATACACTTTCTGTCTCTACACTTCCACAGTGCATCTTCTATTTTCACGTTTATCATTTTTGCAGTTCTATTAagcttttattaaagaaaaacaattgACGTTACGCACCTGAAAATGTGGGGGGGGGGTCTCTCATtaggaaataaatgttttatatccaatataatataaatgtaattttggtTAAGTTACATGTTAATGCATGGACAATCTCTGGTGCTCAGTATATGATGACAAGGAAGTTGAATCAAATAGCAACTATTATGGCATCACCATGTAAAAGTAACTAACACGTTCACTAAGACGTTTTATCTGATGATGAAACAAATAACGTGTTTGTCCGTTTACCAGCGCATCTGCTTTATCCAGCTCAGTGATGTGCTGTTGCTCCGGTACTCGTGCTCGGCTCAGCGGGTTTTTCTCGGCCGCGCGGCGCGCAGTCGCCCGGTGAACGGAGCGTGCCGGAGCCGGTACCGACCGCCGCAAAATCTGAGCCAACGGAGAAACAAGCCGCCTACACGTTAACCAACGTATGGAGGCCATTGTTTACGAAATGAAAATAAAGCCAAACACGACCCCTCTACGGCCTCTGACCTTTCACACTGCagacgagtgtgtgtgtgaagactCTCGTGTGTGTTCACAGAAGTATGCGTGAAACGGAGTGGCGCCATCTATCAATGCTTTCCGGCGTGTAACGTCGTAATGTaagttatatttaataaatattcttGATATGTGGTGTTTAGGTTCCTTAAAATGTTGCTATTTTTGTCAcgcattattatatttttaacagaaaataacGCAAGGTTAGGTTAAATGCTGGTAATAATTTAGTGTGACGTTTGTCCACACGATGGTgccaaaacacaataaaacgcaacctcttataaacattttttggtAGCAAACcagataattaaaaaaaaaaaaaataatgaaacgaCTGCAGTGTATTTCTCATTTGTATATTCATATTCGgacattttgattattttaagttatttaataTTCATTGAAATTCTGATGACACAGATAGGCCACTGACTTTTGGAGGCCAAccatttttttatgaataagaCTCAATTTACCATCATTTTGTTATCAGCACAACACCAAAGTGTGACACATGAAATTGTCAGACATGTcgaaaataatgaataaataatttaacaaaATTAACTCATAAAGAATGCAATAAATGCATAACTACATTTAAAGGTAGTAATGACATCCATTATTGTAAAACCACAGATATGAAGGTGGGGCACAacttataacaaaataaaacatgtatttttttaatcatttaattaaaGTCTATCTGTTGTTGCAACTCTGAGACATGGTGGCAAAATGCATACTTTGTTGCATGAAATCTTTCAAACCCAATCAAAGAtggattttaaaatacataaacgcGTTTTCAAATATGAAACTtttattgcacatttttttcACTGTATCAAAGAGTAGCCTCTACAGAATACCCAAACATCCCagtgttttatcatttattgtttgtttgttattattgtttattattaatttcaATAGTTGCAAAGCAGAGGAACACCACTTTCCACTAAAAGAATAACCTTGTTGTATTATTACTTCcccatatacagtacaatggAATTAAGCACATTTTAGAGAACAACTTATGGTTATCACttattttttatagaaatatgCTAATCTTCAACAGTAAACTAATAAAACATGAGGAAACTATGATTTAAATGGATTAGGTATTAGTTGTTTAGTACATACTGTGTGCGTGTTGCCCCCTTCCGGTGGCCTCTCTCTCACTTTTGATGTGATCCTGTGGGATTGTGTGTCGCCACGCCTGAGTAACCTGATGGTCATATAGCGTGAGAAGCAAGGAGAGGAGGGAGGGGGTTACAGGAAAGacggactgtgtgtgtgtgtgcgtgcgtgcgtgcgtgcgtgcgtgcgcgcgcgcgcgcgtgtgtgtgtgtgtgtgtgtgtgtgtgtgtgtgtgtgcgtgtatgtactgtatgtatgtgagGAATATTTTAAAGAGAGAGTCCCCTTTGATGTAAATAATAAGATCTGAACCTCACCCTATATTGTCCCTTCATGAAGACTATGAAAATtgtatgaaatatgaaaaataagatattcattttgtgtttctgATTTGAtgcacagtatacagtatatgttattGATATACAGACTTACTACAAAAATAATTAATCTATGAAACAAGTTAATTGCAATAATTGCACGAAAATAGAAATCAATGTTTAAAGATTAATACATTCTTTAATATCTCCAGTTTCCACCAAAACTTTGTCCCCAGAAAATGCTTGAAATGACATGGGATGTGTGaagaaaatctgtttttatttttgtcaagctgtaattttgtcaaattaataaataatgggAAAATATTCCTTAATAAACACATGATTGATTTCGGTCTCTTCACACATATCATTATTcaaattgtgttatttacaaTTTCGTTTATTATACATAttcaataaattatttaacagtACTGTTGTATTCAAATCTTTGGACTGCTAGTGTATTGTGTTTCTGTGAAGACCTGGTGATATTTCAGAGATGTTTTCTATTAATTTCAGTTAATGTCTCTCCAGATATATGGTAAATTTTGTTGATACAGTTGATAAGATAAATGGCCAGGGCCTTCCTCTCTCTCAGTATTTAGACTGGATAAGGAAAAACACTTCCTGTTTGTCGACACATTCCAAGACTAATATCTCCCCTCCATCTTGAAAATACACTGATCAGGGACCAgcctctttttttcaaaatacaaacacCTACCATTGTGAGATCAATCAAAACTCTTTGTCAATATTATCACTCCATCAATAGGTTAACTGGTATGTTCAGTGTAATGAGTTGTGAtaagttgttgtttgtttacactTATTTAAGTGAAGAGACAAACAAATGTGTCATTCCTAGAAACCTGTGCCAGATGTGTGTCATGTGTCCTCATCATTTACTGCTGATTGACTTATATACACTACTGATGAAAAGCTGGGTCATCCGGCTAAAATGTTTCAtatgataataaaaatgatctgtcaatgaaaatattaaaattttaaatctATCATGTagataaattcatatttttttaaattttcattCATTGCAACactaaaactttatttaaaatgtttttgaagtaGATGATAAGCTAATACAAGCCCAGAATAGATTCATAAAAAGTCAAgagaacatttttataaaagtgtgtTTACAATGAATATGGTCAAATATTCGACAGTTTTGATTGACTTTGGGTTATTTTAGACAACAATATTCTCAAAGTTATACTATATTTGAGAAATTTTTGTTTTGAGCTTATacttttattctaaaatgtggaaaacaaTCATATATAATGAGAAAGTGCTCCTAAatcttgtatattttatttttaaatcacttTTAATAGAACTTGAACGCTGAAACATGTTAAATGTACTTTGcataatattacaataatattatttataacaaGAAAGAAAACTGTGATACTACCAGATTTTATTCAGTTAACTTATCAAAATGTTTGTAAGGTTGTAACAGATTTAGGTCTAACATTAACAGAACATCAAATCACTGTTTTTGCTTTGAGAACCAAAATTAGGTTTGGGTAATAGTTTAATAGATGACCCCCATTTGTAAATCATTTTCTTtcacaaataacacaatttcCTGAGAATGACAATAAATACTTAAGTCTAAATAAGTGAAAGAGAATAAGAACACAGAGGTCAGCTTTACAAAATCcaacacattttaattaaatactgtaaaactCAGAAAGGTTAAGCAAACATCTTTTTTGTTCTCAGTTGATTTAAGTCTCATGCTGTTAAACAGCACTAAGCATGAGCTAGATTCACTCGCTCATTCAAATTTCACGCATTCAATATAATAAAGTGCATTACTTCCTCTGGCTGCCAGTGGCactcaaacacagcacaggTCAGCTCAATACTCTCACACAGGTCAGCTCAATACTCTCACATAGTATGCTGTGAGAAAAAAAGGTCCAGTTGCTTccctggtttaaaaaaaatgttgtgtccTGATCTGTGCTGTTTCTTTGCATATTTCTTCTATTATGAGGCTCCCAGTTTTCAGACTGTGGCTGTGTTCGGAAAAGCATACTACCATACTATTTTTACTATATTTGCTGTAAAAAGTATGTACATTGTGCATAATATGCCGTTTTATGGATGCAACTACATTTCCCAAAATGTGGAGTATACAGAAGAGCACACTGTGGGAAAtattgtatcccacaatgcattgcgcTTGACTTTCCATTTCCAGTGTGATGAATTGGAACTAATGTCAGTCTATTTAAAATGCTTATCATCATGTCACATGCGTGTGTTCCTATAAAACCACTATGCAGGATCTACCGTGCACTGTGCAGTATGCTAGTATTCCATTCCGAACACAGCCGAATGTAGTGCACGTGGACACCTGGTAAAGCGAGGGTGCCATCGTTTCCAAACGTCGCCATCATTTGTAGAGAGCCTCATCGTAGTTTTATTTTGCTGTGTAGGACCTCACTGAGGCGAGAATGAGATTGTCAGCTCTTTGTTTTCAAAGTGATTCAGTTAAGTGCATCCCTATACACAATGAAACATTAGCTAGCCGAGCTAGCGCGCAGCAGTATTTAaactgtgtgtgagagagggaTCTAATATACCGAAACACTGTCACAGGCAAGGCCAAGCCATGAAGAGATGCAAAGATGTCATCTTTCACTACTACACATACGTACAAAGATTAGAAAAGGTCACAAACACCCTGTTTTGCCATGTTATGAATTGAGGATGGGCCACTTCAGTACGTTCTTTTAAACATAACCTTCCGTCTTATTTACAAACTAACCAAACGTGGGATATCCCCGTTTCatgcatgtttaaaacaagtGATCATTAGAGCGATCGTTCGTTAAATGATGGAGAAAAGCATAACTTGGCAAATATTCAGTCAGGCTGTGTAGACATTTTCGGAGAGGCAATTTAGCCCAGCAGGTCAACTTTATACGTTAAGACGTTGATATTTGGTTAAATATAGGTTGAGAGATCAGGCAACCTCACTTCAACGTCAAGGCAACATCAGGAAAATGTCTAATAGCAACACGTGGCGCAGAATACTGGACAACTTGACATGAAGTCATTTAGTTGTCTGCTAAATGCAACTTGATTTCCATTTCCAACCAATCGGTAATATCTCCAACGTTGTGAATGTTGGAGTGAGTCCAACATCTTATTGACGTTAAACTGACGTTGATGGATTGGAATGGTGGATAAAAGACTGAACTGAAGGCTAGCCAACTGTAGCGTGCGTATTGGCTTCCACACTTTTGTGGGCAGGCTTGTGGCATTACCACATTTGCATAATTGTTAAAACAAAGCAAATGCAACACTATTCAAGCGCGTCATTGAATTTTTTAGTTAATTCACCCTTAAACGTTCCCTAACGCTCAAGCCTAAAACAGTCAATCATAGCAACGGCAATGCATTGCTGTACGATGTTATTTTCTCTCAGTGCTGTAGCTTTGCTAAGAGTCAGAACTTTTAGCGAGCAACACATTCATGGAGTTGAACAGGATATGACACGTCCGCTGGTCTCACACCCTCATTTCCTGTCGATCGGAGCAAGTGCAAAGGCCACCTGAAAGGTTCATGAAACCCATTCACACACAGGGATGCACGGTTGGGAAAAGAAGGGCGGGCTTACAGATTTGATTAATTATTAGAACTAATCgtggaaaaaaactgtaattattCAAAACTAGGGTCCATTTTAAAACTGCGACTTTTCTTCAACTGACGTTCCACGGGATGATGAAAGTCTGGAATTCCCATCAGCCGTTTAGAGCCGTGACCACCTCAGGCTGGAGTGAGATTAGTTAGAGGTCTTCATTCATAAACAATCTTGTGTACACTCAGAGGATCCATCAAATCACAAGTCTCCGGTTGGCTGTTTTGAGGCCAGCTATGGTTCTCAGGCTTCTTGCATCTTCTTGCAACGGCCAATCATGCAGCGGCGTGTGTTGGAGAACACAAGAACAGTACAGTTTCTGAGTTTGGCTGGCTGTTATTCAAGTCCTGTTGCTCTGTGTGACAGGCACCTTCACTCCTTTTTGTCCTGTAGCtaaaaggacgagagagaaaaaaatatcattttttcaaGATGGATAAAAGTAATGTCTTCAGTAAAAGTACAGCACAACTAAAAATTCAGCTTTTTGGGAATCTTAAAGTATGTAACAATTTTGGATACTATTTGAGATGCACCGATCCAACGGCCAACAATCCGAATAACACTGTATGACTTATCGCTTATTGCTCTGTGAACTctatgtaagtcgctttggataaaagcgtctgctaaatgactaaatgtaaatgtaaatcggTATCGTATCGACTGATAAAAGGaaaacagccaatgatcagggccgacatgtcctgtcaatcaaaagaggacaggaaaatgcaataaatgtgtgctctgtatagaaaatgttaagaaacatcaccagtttgatggtcaataataatagtcattatatgaattaataacactcagaaagttaagaaatattcatttaatcttcagaatcggtatatgcagatatcactctgaataatcggctatagctatcggtggagaaattttgtaTCGGTGCATCTTCTGTTACTATTCCAAATCATATATAACTCTTTACTGATCAGTTTTTCCTAGGGATGGAACGGTTCATGAAAAAAACTCAGTACCGTTCAATTCACTTGTCACGGTTCGAGACACGCGTGTATTCTTCGGTCCAGTCATACGCAGCGCGACA of Triplophysa rosa linkage group LG14, Trosa_1v2, whole genome shotgun sequence contains these proteins:
- the tmem160 gene encoding transmembrane protein 160, with protein sequence MASIRWLTCRRLVSPLAQILRRSVPAPARSVHRATARRAAEKNPLSRARVPEQQHITELDKADALMLRKSHETGFLSWFRNGLLATGIGVIAFVQSDVGREAGYAFFILGGVCVSFGGASYVGSLLSLRRIMLLSLPAVLLHTGVVSSVALFWLCAVSLYIGRLEVEIIHDEDEDEHEHGRNEGGECADCRARRERRGPEEKGQEK